The genomic interval GGACAAGCCATGCGTTGAATCAATCTCTTTATGTAGTTTTTCACTGCACAGAAAACGGAGGGCCAATGGCGAAGAAGAGTTTGATGAGACCCCACAAGAGAAAAAACTACGATTAGCTAAACTTTACCTCGACCAATTGAGGGATGAGGGTAAGGGAAGAGCTACTAAAAACCTATTATCAATTTCACGTCAACGTTTTAATGACATTTCATTAATCTGATGCTTGACTGGTTTGTCTTCGTCATGTCTCAACAGAAGAAAAGAAGGCAGAGGAGGAGTCCTTTGAGATGGACCTGATTGCTGGAAGACTTCAGGAAGAAGTGGTAAGTAACTAACTACATCATTGTGTTGCTTGTATAGCCCTAGTAAATGTCACATGAGTTTGGTTGCTGCTATTTATCTCATAGTTAACAtttcttttttcccccctcagcTTGAGCAGAAAGGACAGCTCCAACGGATGGTTGCAAAAGATGTGAGTATCTTTGTTTTGGTGTCTCCCATAAAAGCACCCTGTGCATGCCCATCATTCACTCTTTTACTACTTAGAATGAAACTATGTATATTTTGCATTCTAAGTGGTATACTACTATGGATATTGGAACATGGTGTGCTATGAGTTTTCTATGGCCCGTAGCGTAAGTTGTCAGTCCTCTTCATGTGTCCCTATGTTGTCATGGTCTCCAGCTCCTGCCACCAGATGTGTCAGAGATTTGTCTGTTGAGGGGCCACAAGCTGCCAGTCACCTGTCTGGTCATCTCTCCTGATGACCAACATGTATTTTCTGCTTCCAAAGACTGCTCCATCATCAAATGTGAGTCTGGAGAATATTTGTTTACtctctttgccaaaataatctaaAATATGTTTGTTGTACTGAAATAGAATGTTCAAAATCAGTTGCATGTGACCTAGAATGCAACACAGCCAAAGTGAACTTACTCATGCATTCTCCCATTGTCTTCTCTAACTGCAGGGGATGTTGAGAGTGGTAAGATACTTCATACGATAGCTGGTGGGAGGAAAGGAACAGAGGATCGCCATGTGGGACATACGGCCCATGTCCTATGTATGTCTATATCATCGGACGGCAAATACCTGGCTACTGGAGACATGAATAAGTTGATCATGATCTGGGAGGCAGCAACATGTAAACACCTATACAAGTTCACAGGACATAGAGGCCCAGTATCGGTAAAATATACTCCCTTTCACACCTTCCCATATTAATTTTTTCCATCTGCTTTTATTCTTGCTTTCTCATCCTTTCATATTTACCTTCACAAACGGTGCCATCTCTCCTCCACAGGGCCTATCCTTCAGGAGGGGCACCCATGACTTGTACAGTGCCTCTCATGACCGCTCCATCAAGGTGTGGAACGTGGACGAAAACGCCTATGTGGAAACACTGTAAGTAGCTGAATAGTAATGTCTATGTTTTGGCATGTGATTTGTGTTTGTTTTATTGACCATGTGTCTCCCTAGGTTTGGTCACCAGGATGTGATCACAGGGCTGGACAGTGGGAGTCGGGAGCGCTGTGTGACTGCAGGGGGCAGGGACCGCACTGTGAGGGTGTGGAAGATCGCTGAGGAGTCCCAGCTAGTGTTCCATGGCCATGAGTTAGTCCCGCTGGTCTCCTTCTCTGTGTTAGTCAGTCTCACAACACTGCATAGGCCTTGTCTTTGTTGTTCTCAGAGAGTGTCTATTATCCTTGTGTGTTAACATACTGGTAATGATCCTCCCACTCAttttcgctctttctctctcaggggCTCCATCGACTGTATCCAGCTCATTAACGAGGAACACATGATAACAGGCGCTGATGATGGGTAAATGTGGATTTATACTCCACTAGGTGTCGTCGTACTCCACCTCTGTAGCAGTTCTGCAACCGCTTTGTGAGTGAGGGAATGGTTCCTTACAAATGTTTTCATTAGTCTAAAAAGCTTTCTCTCGTCCTCCCTCCAGCTCTGTCTCCCTGTGGAGTGTGAACAAAAAGAAGCCCCTTAGCACGGTGAAGGCAGCCCACGGTCGGCATAGCGACTCGGGACTGGAGCAGCCCTACTGGGTAGCGGCCGTGGCAGCTCTGCAGAACTCTGACACCGTAGCCTCAGGTACCAACGGCTGTGAGAGTCACCAGCTTTATAACACGGATCTACACTGAGTTTACGAAACATGAAATctttcttaatattgagttgtcaAAGTTAAAACTGTTATAATTAAGGTCATTTTTTGATCGGTCTGACATAGATATAACTTATATTCAACaatcaatatacactgagtataccaaacattaggaacaccttcctaataggTGTTACCCCTTTTCTCTCAGAACAggctcaatttgtcagggcatggactctacaaggtgtcaagcgttccacaggaatgctgacccatgttgactccaatacttcccacagttgttccaagttggctggatgtcctttgggtggtgaaccatagttgatacacacaggaagctgttgagtgtaaaaaaatatgaacagcagcgttgcagttcttaacacaaaccggtgcacctggcaccaactaccatacaccattcaaaggcatttaaatattttgtgtagcccattcactctctgaatggcacacatacaccatccatgtctcaattgtctcaaggcttatacagttgaagtcggaagtttacatagaccttagccaaatgcaattaaactcagttcttcacaattcctgacatttattcatAGTACAAATTCCctttttaggtcagttaggatcaccactttattttaagaatgtgaaatgtcagaaaaatagtagagaaggatttatttcagcttttatttatttcatcacattcccagtgggtcagaagtttacatgcgctcaattcgtatttggtagcattgcctttaaattgggtcaaacatttcgggtcgccttccacaagcttcctacaataagttgggtaaattttggcccattcctcctgacagagctggtgtaactgagtcaggtttttaggcctccttgctcgcacatgctttttcagttctgcccacacattttctataggattgaggtcagggctttgtgatggccactcccaataccttgactttgttgttcttaagccattttgccacaactttggaagttttcttggggtcattgtccatttggaagacccaattgcgatcaagctttaacttcctgactgatgtcttgagatgttgcttcaatatatccacatacttttcctcccttatgctgccatctattttgtgaagtgcaccagtccctcctgcagcaaagcacccccacaacatgatgctgccacccctgtgcttcacggttgggatggtgttcttcggcttgcaagcctccctctttttcctccaaacataacgatggtcattatggccaaacagttatatttttgtttcatcagaccagaggacatttctccaaaaagtccgatctttgtccccatgtgcagttgcaaaccgtagtctggcttttttatggcggttttggagcagtggcttcttccttgctgagtggcctttcgggTATGTCGAAAtagaacttgttttactgtggatatagatacttttgtatctgtttcctccagcatcttcacaaggtcctttgctgttctgagattgatttgcacttttcgaccaatgtacattcatctctaggagacagaatgcgtctccttcctgagcgttatgacagctacgtggtcccatggtgtttttacttgcgtactattgtttgtacagatgaacgtggtaccttcaggcgtttggaaattgctcccaaggatgaaccaaacttgtggagatctacaattatttttctgaggtcttggctgatttcttttgattttcccatgatgtcaagccaggaggcactgagtttgaaggtaggccttgaaatgcatccacaggtacacctccaattgactcaaatgatgtcaattagcctatcagaagcttctaaagccatgacataattttctggaattttccaagctgtttaaaggcacagtcaacttagtggatgtaaacttctgacctactggaattgtgatacagtgaatgataagtgaaataatctgtctgtaagcaattgttggaaaaatgacttgtgtcatgcacaaagtagatgtcgtaaccgacttgccaaaattatagtttaacaagaaatttgtggtatggttgaaaaactagttttaatcactccaacctaagtgtatgtaaacttccgacttcaactgtaagtcctTTAATCTGTCTccgccccttcatctacactgatttgaagtggatttaacaagtgacttcagtaagggatcatagctttcacctggtcagtctgtcatggaaggaGCCGGTGTTCTTaatggtttgtacactcagtgtatacaccAAGCACTGCAAGAACTATTGACACGTTGCCTCGGCTGTGAGAGTCCTATACACTGTCTCTTCTATACACACACCCTGTGTGAGTTATCTAACAATCAGCCTGAAACTTCCACCTCCTTGCTATAATGCATACTGTAAATCTACACAGTGTGCGTAGGAATATCAGCATGCTCTGTATTAGTGCACACATTCATAGCAGACTTGGACCTAAATTCGCAATTGACCGCTAATATTTACTTGTCCAATTGATGATGTTGTAATTGAACAACGGTTGTCTCGTCACTCTGCAGGGTCCCACAACTCTAAAGTGCAGCTGTGGAAATGTGGTCAGGGGTTCCGTCATCTGGAGCCTCTCTTCAGCATCCCTGTGGTAAGCAAGTCCCAGCTACACTGCTCTATACCTAATACACCGTGCGTTGTGTAGCTTAACAATATGTGGGTAGCACCGTTGGCTATAATTCAAACATTACGCATTGGGCCTATTTATATCGCCTATATGTGTATGAGGAATTGCCTAGTAAGAGTGTTCTGCACTaaaaaaatctgtcttctcaATAGCATATTCGGTTTCCCCTCTTGTAGAATGGTTTTGTCAACAGTCTAAAGTTCTCCAGTTCTGGGAAGTTCCTGGTGGCAGGAGTAGGACAGGAGCACAGGTAGGTACCCACCTACTTGCCTGTCATACAGAGATATAGCCCAGAGCATACTTACTAGCATTATAGACGGACTTGTTGATTGATCATATAATCAGTGTCTACCCTTTCTTTAAACAAGCCTGTTTTCAGTATTCTGTATGGAAGTAGTTGCAATGATGACATGTGTCCACGTGGTGGCACTGTTATTTCACGCTCAAATCCTTAGACTGCTTCAGTGGCAGTGATGGCATTACCTACTTTCCTTATTACAAGATTAAATGGCTTCTTATGTACCGCATAATTTTACTCATAACTTTATTCATGCATTAGCTCTGTTTTGTCAACCATCTTTGTTTTTGTTAAAGCGGTTGTTGTTTTCAGGCTTGGTCGATGGTGGAGACTGAAAGACGCGAAGAACGGACTCTACATTATTCCTCTGAAACGACAACAGCCAGAGCAGGAAGAGGTGAATGGAGAAAAGAATGGGGACTAGCTGATCTGTGTATGCCTTAGAATATAATATGTATGACATTTGATTTTGTAAATAAAATTCTTTCCAGAAATACTATTTGTATTACTGCCTATCAATTAACTACAGTAAATGGTTTCTGTTAGAAAAAACTTTCATTCTAATTTAAATCTCACTGAAGTCTTGTGCTCCGTCTGCATCTAATATCAGTCTGTGCTGTTGGTGCCTGTATTCTCTCAGCTACACAGCTTGTGGACTGTAGATCGAAAAAATCCCCTGTGATTTGGCGCTTTGGCTTTAAATATGAAATGGTTTAAAATGCATATTTCCAATCTTAAGTGAGAAGGTTGAACTCTTTGGAATATAGGTGGTGCACGCACCATAGCTTTGGTGGCCTAGCCGATAGCCCCCACTCATACCATAGGGCTTAAAAAACAAATATTTGTCGCTTGTgacgaatacaacaagtgtagcccTTACCGTAGaatcttacttacaagcccctaaccaacaatgcagttcaagaaatggttatgaaaatatttactaaaagtaacacaataaaatagaggctatatacacggggtactgagttgatgtgcggGGAGAAAGGTTAGTTGAGGTATTTTGTacatgtagatggggggggggggggtaaagtgacttatgcatagcgcagcagtgtaaaaacaaaagggggggggggggggggggtgtcaatgtaaatagtccaggtggccattttgattcattgttcagcagtgttgggggtagaagctgttaaggagccttttggacctggaCTTTTATTTGTGTAAATTTTTTTAaaactttaactaggcaagtcttggtgctccgataccgcttgctgtcctgtagcagagagaagtctatgacttgggtgactggtgtctttgacaaaaaaaaattggggccttcctctgacactgcctagtatataggtcctgaatggcaggaagcttggccccagtgatatactgggccgtactcactaccctctgtagtggcttatggtcggatgccgagcagttgccataccaggtggtgaggCTACCGGTCAGGATGTTCTTGATGGTGTGGCTGTaggactttttgaggatctggggacccatgtccGATCTTTTTGTCTATTGacggggaaaaggtgttgtcgtgccctcttcactactgtcttggtgtgtttggattaTGATagtttggtgatgtggacaccaaggaacttgaagctctcaacctactccactacagccccttctACGTGAATGGGGGGTGTGTGTTCggacctccttttcctgtagtccaggaAAATCCCCTtagtcttgctcacgttgagggagagtttgttgtcctgtcaccacactgccaggtatctgatctcctccctataggctgtctcatcgttgttggtgatcaggccttcaACTGTTGTGTCGTTgaagcaaacttaatgatggtgttggagtcgtgcttggccacacagtcgtgggtgaacagggagtacaggaggggactaagcaagcacccgtgaggggccccagtgttgaagatcagcgtggcagatgtgttgttgcctacccttaccacctggtggtggcctgtcaggaagtccaggatccagttgcagaaggaggtgtttaatcccagggtccttagtttagtgatggtcTTTGTGGGCCCTATGGTGcagaatgctgagctgtagtccatgaacagcattctcaccaaggtgttctttttgtccaggtgagaaagggcattgtggagtgcaatagagtgcatcatctgtgggggcggtatgcgaattggagtgggtctggggtttccgggatgatggcggtgttgtgagccatgaccagcctctcaaagcatttcatggctacagacgtgagcgctacggggcggtagtcatttaggcaggttaccttcgctttcttgggcacaggggactatggtggtctgcttgaaacatgtaggtattactctgtcagtgagaggttgaaaatgtcagtgaagacacttgccagttggtcagcgcatgctcggagtacacattcTGCTAATCCATCTGGACCCAAGGCCTTGTGAACGTTGACCTGTTAAATGGtctcttgctcacatcggctacggagagcgtgatcaatCAGTTGTCCGCAACAGCTGGTgcgctcatgcatgcttcagtgttgcttacctCAACGTGAACATAGATTTAGCTCGATTTGTAGGTGATGAAGGTGCTAATAGGTGTTCACACTGAGGTTGAGATGGATAAGACCTTTTGGACTTTATGGCAAAATTTAGGTTTCTGCCTATATCGACATACCCAAGATGGAGatggccataaacaataactagtaatgctgcatagtTCTAGAAAGATCTGCAACTCACCTGgtgaaaatagtaaaacattgcTGAGGTGTACTCACTtaagtacacagtacaaatatttaaaaaatattttatttctaTTCAAAAGTGGGGgaataaggcttgaaatgacCTGAAAAGCTTTATAGATATAGTAACAATCAAATTAGAAATTACTTACTATAAGATATCACTGTATAGCtaactgtaaaataaatatgatcatATTTAGTGACAGCCCAAATTTGGCCCCATTTTCATATGGCTGACGACCGAGCATTTTCTGCCAAGCATCCTCTGAGCGACGCAGAGACAACATTTAAATGTCTGCAGACTTGTTACAACTTCAGCCTTACGCACAACATGTTTTCCTCCCTCTGTGACCAAGAGAAAATGGTTGTTTCAATTCTACAAAATGATTTAGTATTTTTCTTCATGTTGAGAGCTCTACATCCGGCGGAGAATACTAGAGTGAGATGAAACCACAATTGCTGAAATTGCTAGTCTGTCCCCTTTTTAATATATCTCCCAGGCTCTAGCGCCATTGTGCAGAGGGAGCCCAGAAAAGGATGAATGTAAAATGTGACGTGTCACCTCTATGTGAATGTAGGGTGTGAAACCTGACACTTCAAGTCAACTCTGCTGACAGTGGTAGTGCAATGTAGACAGATGGTGTTTTCTGACACTATAAGGCACTGAACACTGCTGATACACCTGTAACATTTAAGGAGATTATATTTCTGAGGTTATTAAGATGAGGTAGTGGCTCTTTACAGTTCATTGCTTGTGTCTCTGGAGTTTTGTGATCAAAATACACACTGACAATTTGttttaataatacaaaattatactttatttacataaattACAAGAAAGCACAAACTGGTTCACAAGTCTACGTTAAAACATTGTCCATGCTGATAGTAGCCTAGTTTTTAATCATCACTTTCACTATGGTTAATCTCATGTCATtcaaatgtatactgaacaaaaatataaacgcaacaatgtcaaagattttactgagttacagttcatatgaggaaatcagtcaattgaaatatattcattaggccctaatctatggatttcacatgactgggaatacagatatgcatctgttggtcacagataccttaaaatatgggcctcaggatctcggcaCTGTATTTTTgtccattcaaattgccattgaaaaaatgcaattgtgttcattgttatAGTTTATGCCTGCACATATAACCCCACTgctaccatggggcactctgttcacaacgacatcagcaaaccgctcgtccacacgaagccatacacgtggtctgcggttggacatactgccaaattctcaaaaatgttgttggaagtggtttatggtagagaaattagcattacattctctggcaacagctctggtggacattcctgcagtcattaTGCCAgctgcatgctccctcaactttaaacatctgtggcgttgtgacaaaactgcacattttagtggtcttttattgtccccagcataaggtgcacctgtgtaatgaccatgctgttgaatcagcttcttgatatgccacacctgtcaggtggatggattagctTAGCAAAGGAGAAAAGCTCACCAATGGGGATGTTAACACATTTGTGCACCAAATTTaaaagaaatacactttttgtgcttatggacaatttctgggatctgttatttcagctcattaaacatgggaccaacactttacatgtgtttatatttttgttcagtatagtttaagAAGTGGGGAAAATGAATTCAATAAGTGTTTTGTGTTAATAATACTAACTCTAGTAGTTGAAGAGAAGTAAAACGTTTGGATATTGTATTCACATAACTGTATGACACCATGAACCACCTTATTCACAATACGGATTCTCTGTACTGACAGTAAGGCGTAcagctagggttgcaaagctaccggtaatttaccaaagcTACTGGAATCTTCTggaattttggtaattaacataATCTATTTCAATCTATAGCTAGGTATCC from Salvelinus alpinus chromosome 2, SLU_Salpinus.1, whole genome shotgun sequence carries:
- the LOC139563091 gene encoding U3 small nucleolar RNA-interacting protein 2-like isoform X2; protein product: MSSFFIKKKGPPKVFKKNENSAGSKRKNDTDTGNKLKKKLNSKHNEEISSDSETEGFSLHRKRRANGEEEFDETPQEKKLRLAKLYLDQLRDEEEKKAEEESFEMDLIAGRLQEEVLEQKGQLQRMVAKDLLPPDVSEICLLRGHKLPVTCLVISPDDQHVFSASKDCSIIKWDVESGKILHTIAGGRKGTEDRHVGHTAHVLCMSISSDGKYLATGDMNKLIMIWEAATCKHLYKFTGHRGPVSGLSFRRGTHDLYSASHDRSIKVWNVDENAYVETLFGHQDVITGLDSGSRERCVTAGGRDRTVRVWKIAEESQLVFHGHEGSIDCIQLINEEHMITGADDGSVSLWSVNKKKPLSTVKAAHGRHSDSGLEQPYWVAAVAALQNSDTVASGSHNSKVQLWKCGQGFRHLEPLFSIPVNGFVNSLKFSSSGKFLVAGVGQEHRLGRWWRLKDAKNGLYIIPLKRQQPEQEEVNGEKNGD
- the LOC139563091 gene encoding U3 small nucleolar RNA-interacting protein 2-like isoform X1, coding for MSSFFIKKKGPPKVFKKNENSAGSKRKNDTDTGNKLKKKLNSKHNEEISSDSETEGFSLHRKRRANGEEEFDETPQEKKLRLAKLYLDQLRDEEEKKAEEESFEMDLIAGRLQEEVLEQKGQLQRMVAKDLLPPDVSEICLLRGHKLPVTCLVISPDDQHVFSASKDCSIIKWDVESGKILHTIAGGRKGTEDRHVGHTAHVLCMSISSDGKYLATGDMNKLIMIWEAATCKHLYKFTGHRGPVSGLSFRRGTHDLYSASHDRSIKVWNVDENAYVETLFGHQDVITGLDSGSRERCVTAGGRDRTVRVWKIAEESQLVFHGHELVPLVSFSVGSIDCIQLINEEHMITGADDGSVSLWSVNKKKPLSTVKAAHGRHSDSGLEQPYWVAAVAALQNSDTVASGSHNSKVQLWKCGQGFRHLEPLFSIPVNGFVNSLKFSSSGKFLVAGVGQEHRLGRWWRLKDAKNGLYIIPLKRQQPEQEEVNGEKNGD